In Myotis daubentonii chromosome 6, mMyoDau2.1, whole genome shotgun sequence, a genomic segment contains:
- the RPL10A gene encoding large ribosomal subunit protein uL1 — protein sequence MSSKVSRDTLYEAVREVLHGNQRKRRKFLETVELQVSLKNYDPQKDKRFSGTVRLKSTPRPKFSVCVLGDQQHCDEAKAVDIPHMDIEALKKLNKNKKLVKKLAKKYDAFLASESLIKQIPRILGPGLNKAGKFPSLLTHNENMVAKVDEVKSTIKFQMKKVLCLAVAVGHVKMTDDELVYNIHLAVNFLVSLLKKNWQNVRALYIKSTMGKPQRLY from the exons ATGAG CAGCAAAGTCTCCCGCGACACCCTGTACGAGGCGGTGCGGGAGGTCCTGCACGGGAACCAGCGCAAGCGCCGGAA GTTTTTGGAGACGGTGGAGCTGCAGGTCAGCCTGAAGAACTATGACCCTCAGAAGGACAAACGCTTCTCGGGCACCGTCAG GCTTAAGTCCACGCCCCGCCCCAAGTTCTCCGTGTGCGTGCTGGGGGACCAGCAGCACTGCGACGAGGCCAAGGCCGTGGACATCCCGCACATGGACATCGAGGCGCTGAAGAAGCTCAACAAGAATAAGAAGCTGGTCAAGAAGCTGG CCAAGAAGTACGATGCCTTTTTGGCTTCAGAGTCTCTGATCAAGCAGATCCCACGAATCCTGGGCCCCGGCCTGAATAAGGCTGGCAAGTTCCCTTCCTTGTTGACCCACAATGAGAACATGGTGGCCAAAGTGGATGAGGTGAAGTCCACCATCAAGTTCCAGATGAAGAAG GTGCTGTGTCTGGCGGTGGCTGTTGGCCACGTGAAGATGACAGATGATGAGCTTGTGTACAACATCCACTTAGCTGTCAATTTCCTGGTGTCATTGCTCAAAAAGAACTGGCAGAATGTTCGGGCTTTGTACATCAAGAGCACCATGGGCAAGCCCCAGCGCCTGTACTAA
- the LOC132237635 gene encoding probable E3 ubiquitin-protein ligase makorin-1, with amino-acid sequence MNERIQFSLTADGDHSYSQKSRPQSDPVRELWAPRQSMDLEREQDSRNVVCGICMDKVWDKPEDKRIFGILPNCTHAHCLGCLRTWRKSRQHFPLNVIKACPQCRVYSSYIIPHKFWVGEGAEKEKLIRNFKARTSQIRCRYFARGSDCCPFRSDCIYLHQLPDTAPSSAPPGPDCTQPASRSEMVPGPAVLLEDRMFLDYNLAAAAAAFLGLELLLDRTSS; translated from the exons atgaatgaacggaTCCAGTTTTCCCTGACAGCTGATGGAGATCACAGCTACTCCCAGAAGTCTCGGCCTCAGTCAGACCCTGTCCGGGAGCTCTGGGCCCCACGTCAGAGCATGGACCTTGAG AGGGAGCAGGACAGCCGGAATGTCGTGTGTGGCATCTGCATGGACAAGGTGTGGGACAAGCCGGAGGACAAGCGGATCTTCGGCATCCTGCCCAACTGCACACACGCCCACTGCCTGGGCTGCCTGCGCACCTGGCGGAAGAGCCGCCAGCACTTCCCGCTGAATGTCATCAA ggcctgTCCCCAGTGCCGTGTCTATTCCAGCTACATCATCCCCCACAAATTCTGGGTGGGCGAGGGGGCCGAGAAGGAGAAACTCATCAGGAACTTCAAGGCTCGGACCAG CCAGATCCGATGCCGGTACTTTGCGCGGGGGAGTGACTGCTGCCCCTTCAGGTCTGACTGCATTTACCTGCACCAGCTCCCGGACACGGCCCCGTCCTCGGCTCCCCCCGGCCCAGACTGCACACAGCCGGCCTCCAGGAGTGAGATG GTGCCGGGCCCCGCAGTGCTGCTGGAGGACAGGATGTTCCTGGATTATAAcctggccgccgccgccgccgccttcttGGGGTTAGAACTCCTGCTGGATCGCACCAGTTCTTGA
- the FANCE gene encoding Fanconi anemia group E protein isoform X2: MAAPEAAPAPAESADPAPWAQLEAPARLLLRALQAGPDGARRGLGVLRSLGGRGGEPFAWGRVLEALCREEPVAEGPDARLLLKPLLLLLPRLCRQNLMTLLLAVRPALPEDRLLPLLQIARQDPSPDPDAWLQALGELLRRDLDGGVSTEGASPLSERCQRQLRDLCRQLSPGGRRLKLTQPPDPEEEEEEEEEDKYSQRPGKRKEPEGEPASPEGERAPKRFRCLERVEEESHEEAPAEHESLETLAEGGDTSPTKNQPVVGAECMEAAQSLGDTKGPAESVELPKAIQDQVPRLQQLLRTFGEGLEGMEDAPTVELQLLHECSPSQVGLLCDQLQLPQLSDTGLLRLCTRLLSLSPDLSLSNATVLARSLFLGRILSLTSSASRLLTTSLTSFCAKYTHPVCRALLSPVLRAPETGPAQTELLCSLMKDEALEPDRQVLILGSLRPRD, encoded by the exons ATGGCAGCCCCGGAGGCGGCGCCCGCTCCGGCTGAGAGCGCGGACCCGGCGCCCTGGGCTCAGCTCGAGGCCCCCGCCCGCCTCCTGCTGCGGGCGCTGCAGGCGGGACCCGACGGGGCGCGGCGCGGCCTGGGGGTGCTGCGGTCGCTGGGCGGCCGCGGCGGGGAGCCCTTCGCCTGGGGCCGCGTCCTGGAGGCGCTGTGCCGGGAGGAGCCGGTCGCGGAGGGCCCGGACGCTCGGCTGCTGCT gAAACCACTGCTGCTGCTATTGCCTCGGTTATGCCGGCAGAACCTGATGACCCTGCTGCTGGCTGTTAGGCCGGCGCTGCCTGAGGAcaggctgctccctctgctgcAGATCGCCCGGCAGGACCCAAGCCCCGACCCTGACGCCTGGCTCCAGGCCCTGGGGGAACTGCTGCGAAGGGATCTGGATGGTGGGGTCTCCACTGAGGGAGCGTCCCCACTGTCTGAGAGGTGCCAGCGTCAGCTCCGAGACCTGTGCAGGCAGCTGAGTCCAGGGGGCAGGAGGTTGAAGTTGACCCAGCCTCCAGACcctgaagaggaagaggaggaggaggaggaggacaagtACTCCCAGCGGCCGGGGAAACGAAAGGAGCCCGAGGGAGAGCCTGCCAGTCCTGAGGGGGAGAGGGCCCCCAAAAGGTTCCGGTGTTTGGAAAGGGTTGAGGAGGAGAGTCATGAGGAGGCGCCAGCTGAACACGAATCTTTGGAAaccctggcagagggaggagacaCGTCACCCACTAAGAACCAGCCTGTCGTGGGGGCTGAGTGCATGGAGGCTGCTCAGAGTCTGGGGGATACTAAGGGACCCGCTGAGAGTGTGGAGTTGCCCAAAGCTATCCAG GACCAGGTTCCCAGGCTGCAGCAGCTGCTCAGGACCTTCGGGGAG GGGTTGGAGGGGATGGAGGATGCTCCCACAGTCGAGCTGCAGCTTCTCCATGAGTGCAGCCCCAGCCAG GTGGGCCTGCTCTGCGACCAGCTGCAGCTGCCCCAGCTCTCGGACACAGGTCTCCTGCGGCTCTGTACCCGGCTGCTGTCCCTCTCACCAGATCTCAGCCTCAGCAACgccactgtgctggccaggaGCCTCTTTCTTGGACGG ATTCTCTCCCTGACTTCCTCAGCCTCCCGCCTGCTCACAACTTCTCTGACCTCCTTCTGCGCCAAGTATACCCACCCCGTCTGCAGAGCCCTCCTCAGCCCCGTGCTCCGGGCCCCAGAAACAG GTCCAGCTCAAACAGAGTTACTGTGTAGCCTTATGAAGGACGAGGCCCTGGAGCCAGACAGGCAGGTGCTAATACTGGG ATCACTGAGACCCAGAGACTGA
- the FANCE gene encoding Fanconi anemia group E protein isoform X1, which translates to MAAPEAAPAPAESADPAPWAQLEAPARLLLRALQAGPDGARRGLGVLRSLGGRGGEPFAWGRVLEALCREEPVAEGPDARLLLKPLLLLLPRLCRQNLMTLLLAVRPALPEDRLLPLLQIARQDPSPDPDAWLQALGELLRRDLDGGVSTEGASPLSERCQRQLRDLCRQLSPGGRRLKLTQPPDPEEEEEEEEEDKYSQRPGKRKEPEGEPASPEGERAPKRFRCLERVEEESHEEAPAEHESLETLAEGGDTSPTKNQPVVGAECMEAAQSLGDTKGPAESVELPKAIQDQVPRLQQLLRTFGEGLEGMEDAPTVELQLLHECSPSQVGLLCDQLQLPQLSDTGLLRLCTRLLSLSPDLSLSNATVLARSLFLGRILSLTSSASRLLTTSLTSFCAKYTHPVCRALLSPVLRAPETGPAQTELLCSLMKDEALEPDRQVLILGQILEVPWREQTFLVLQSLLERQVEMTPEKFNVLMDRLCKEGPAATASMAYAKLMLTVMNKYQASITETQRLSLAAPLSLNTTFLRKSLQAALRHLAP; encoded by the exons ATGGCAGCCCCGGAGGCGGCGCCCGCTCCGGCTGAGAGCGCGGACCCGGCGCCCTGGGCTCAGCTCGAGGCCCCCGCCCGCCTCCTGCTGCGGGCGCTGCAGGCGGGACCCGACGGGGCGCGGCGCGGCCTGGGGGTGCTGCGGTCGCTGGGCGGCCGCGGCGGGGAGCCCTTCGCCTGGGGCCGCGTCCTGGAGGCGCTGTGCCGGGAGGAGCCGGTCGCGGAGGGCCCGGACGCTCGGCTGCTGCT gAAACCACTGCTGCTGCTATTGCCTCGGTTATGCCGGCAGAACCTGATGACCCTGCTGCTGGCTGTTAGGCCGGCGCTGCCTGAGGAcaggctgctccctctgctgcAGATCGCCCGGCAGGACCCAAGCCCCGACCCTGACGCCTGGCTCCAGGCCCTGGGGGAACTGCTGCGAAGGGATCTGGATGGTGGGGTCTCCACTGAGGGAGCGTCCCCACTGTCTGAGAGGTGCCAGCGTCAGCTCCGAGACCTGTGCAGGCAGCTGAGTCCAGGGGGCAGGAGGTTGAAGTTGACCCAGCCTCCAGACcctgaagaggaagaggaggaggaggaggaggacaagtACTCCCAGCGGCCGGGGAAACGAAAGGAGCCCGAGGGAGAGCCTGCCAGTCCTGAGGGGGAGAGGGCCCCCAAAAGGTTCCGGTGTTTGGAAAGGGTTGAGGAGGAGAGTCATGAGGAGGCGCCAGCTGAACACGAATCTTTGGAAaccctggcagagggaggagacaCGTCACCCACTAAGAACCAGCCTGTCGTGGGGGCTGAGTGCATGGAGGCTGCTCAGAGTCTGGGGGATACTAAGGGACCCGCTGAGAGTGTGGAGTTGCCCAAAGCTATCCAG GACCAGGTTCCCAGGCTGCAGCAGCTGCTCAGGACCTTCGGGGAG GGGTTGGAGGGGATGGAGGATGCTCCCACAGTCGAGCTGCAGCTTCTCCATGAGTGCAGCCCCAGCCAG GTGGGCCTGCTCTGCGACCAGCTGCAGCTGCCCCAGCTCTCGGACACAGGTCTCCTGCGGCTCTGTACCCGGCTGCTGTCCCTCTCACCAGATCTCAGCCTCAGCAACgccactgtgctggccaggaGCCTCTTTCTTGGACGG ATTCTCTCCCTGACTTCCTCAGCCTCCCGCCTGCTCACAACTTCTCTGACCTCCTTCTGCGCCAAGTATACCCACCCCGTCTGCAGAGCCCTCCTCAGCCCCGTGCTCCGGGCCCCAGAAACAG GTCCAGCTCAAACAGAGTTACTGTGTAGCCTTATGAAGGACGAGGCCCTGGAGCCAGACAGGCAGGTGCTAATACTGGG ACAGATCTTGGAGGTGCCCTGGCGGGAGCAGACTTTCCTGGTGCTGCAGTCACTCCTGGAGCGGCAG GTGGAGATGACCCCCGAGAAGTTCAATGTGTTGATGGACAGGCTCTGCAAAGaggggccggcagccactgcgTCCATGGCCTACGCCAAACTCATGCTGACAGTGATGAACAAGTATCAGGCCAGT ATCACTGAGACCCAGAGACTGAGCCTGGCCGCCCCCCTGTCGCTCAACACCACTTTCCTGAGGAAGTCCCTGCAGGCCGCCCTGAGACATCTGGCCCCCTGA